The following coding sequences lie in one Oscillatoria sp. FACHB-1406 genomic window:
- a CDS encoding ABC transporter ATP-binding protein, with amino-acid sequence MSDTVIRVENLGKKFIIGHQQEPYRALRDVLAQNARAIGRAILRPGQKTKNPAREEFWALKDISFEVKQGDRVGLIGRNGAGKSTLLKILSRITEPTTGRIFLRGRVASLLEIGTGFHPELTGRENIFLNGAILGMSRAEIARKFDAIVAFAEVEKFLDTPVKRYSSGMHVRLAFAVAAHLEPDILIVDEVLAVGDAQFQKKCLGKMEDVGKEGRTVLFVSHNMAAVEKLCDRGVVLQQGKVLATGSQTDAIARYLVGLSEGQLSLRDRTDRQGSGEIKVVAIDIRDEDGNLLDMVQSGQTIDVYLHFEKSPDFAPSHIIASVSVKTQLDLPIFLHHNRLIRYQFDRIPESGAFVCRIHRLPLPAATYQLAYSLIQDNLFLDYLENAAPLDVTQGDFYSSGEIPPFSHGVCLVNAGWRLEPKII; translated from the coding sequence ATGTCAGATACGGTAATTCGGGTTGAGAATCTGGGGAAAAAGTTTATTATCGGCCACCAGCAGGAACCTTACCGAGCCTTGCGCGACGTTCTCGCCCAAAATGCTCGAGCCATAGGGCGAGCGATCTTGCGTCCGGGACAAAAGACTAAAAACCCCGCCCGAGAGGAATTCTGGGCGCTGAAAGATATATCCTTTGAAGTGAAACAAGGCGATCGCGTCGGATTAATCGGGCGCAACGGTGCGGGTAAATCCACCCTCCTAAAAATCCTCAGTCGCATTACCGAACCCACCACCGGACGCATTTTTCTTAGAGGGAGAGTGGCGAGTTTATTGGAGATTGGAACCGGGTTTCATCCCGAACTCACCGGGCGCGAAAATATTTTTCTCAACGGTGCGATTCTGGGGATGAGTCGGGCGGAAATCGCGCGCAAATTCGATGCAATTGTCGCCTTTGCTGAAGTTGAAAAGTTCCTCGATACGCCCGTCAAACGTTATTCTTCCGGGATGCACGTCCGCCTCGCTTTTGCTGTGGCAGCCCATTTAGAACCGGATATTTTGATCGTCGATGAAGTTCTCGCAGTAGGCGATGCTCAGTTTCAAAAGAAATGTTTGGGCAAAATGGAGGATGTGGGGAAAGAAGGACGCACGGTGTTATTCGTCAGTCATAATATGGCAGCGGTGGAGAAACTTTGCGATCGCGGCGTAGTATTACAACAGGGAAAAGTCTTGGCGACGGGCAGCCAAACCGACGCGATCGCGCGTTATTTAGTGGGTTTGTCGGAAGGACAGCTTTCGCTGCGCGATCGCACCGATCGCCAGGGTTCTGGGGAAATTAAAGTCGTCGCGATCGATATTCGCGATGAAGACGGCAACTTATTAGATATGGTGCAATCGGGACAAACAATTGATGTTTATCTCCACTTTGAAAAATCGCCCGATTTCGCTCCCTCGCACATCATTGCTAGCGTTTCTGTGAAAACACAACTCGATCTTCCAATTTTTCTCCATCACAATCGCTTAATTCGCTACCAATTCGATCGCATTCCCGAATCCGGAGCCTTTGTCTGTCGGATTCATCGCCTTCCCCTCCCCGCTGCTACCTATCAGCTTGCCTATTCTTTAATACAGGATAATTTGTTTTTAGATTATCTCGAAAATGCCGCTCCTTTAGATGTCACCCAAGGCGATTTTTACTCCTCCGGCGAAATCCCCCCCTTCTCTCATGGTGTTTGTTTAGTCAATGCTGGATGGCGACTCGAACCCAAAATAATTTGA